The following coding sequences lie in one Maribacter forsetii DSM 18668 genomic window:
- a CDS encoding transglutaminase family protein → MALKVAIKHKTKYIYDRSINLSPHIFRLRPAPHSRTPIEAYSIKIKPENHFFNWQQDPFGNYMARIVFPDKTTELSVDVEIIADLKTINPFDFFVEEASEEFPFKYSEEAKKELLPYLEKVESGPLLKKWVDDIDLTPQRSIDFLIGLNSKLYNYLDYTLRMEPGVQTCEETLEAKLGSCRDFAWLLVQTLRHLGLAARFVSGYLVQLKSDEKSLDGPSGPEEDFTDLHAWAEVYLPGAGWIGLDATSGLFTGEGHIPLACTPSYESAAPVSGFSDFAETTFEFENSVTRIFESPRVTKPYTEEQWNAIYNLGFKVEEELQANDVRLTMGGEPTFVSIDDMESEEWNTAADGQHKRELASKLSIRLLEVFGKGGLLHHAQGKWYPGEALPRWLIGIHWRKDGKPIWNDPSLLASFSQEYKMPRNITKRFLKTLGGYLGCKTNSVIPAYEDAFYFLWEEGKLPIDVNPKKYNKDDSHLRRKLGEILETGIGEAVGHVYPLTKKNNKWLTNKWKFRNKHLLLTPGNSAIGLRLPLAALPKDPPIPSEPTAEPELFEKTPDLPTPGDALQKRLKLKSSSHPRKHPYVRTAICAEVRENKLFLYLPPLDSAEDFLDLVSSIEATAKELNVPVILEGYEPPRDNRLEVLKVTPDPGVIEVNVHPAKNWQELTDNTLTLYAEAKQARLGTEKFMLDGKHTGTGGGNHVTLGGVTPADSPLLRNPQLLRSLLTFWQHHPGLSYLFSGAFIGPTSQAPRVDEARLENLYELEIAFSQIPDDEEVPFWITDRLFRHLLTDITGNTHRAEFCIDKLYSPDSSSGRLGILELRAFDMPPHAQMSLMQMLLVRTLVSWFWKKPYKHKLVRWGTELHDKFLLEHYVKEDIKDIVEQLNEAGYPFKLDWFDPFFEFRFPLYGMVDVNNIQMELRMAIEPWNVLGEEMTGGGTSRYVDSSLERVQVKVNNFNNKRYTLTCNGVKIELSSTGTKGEYVAGVRFKAWEPWSALHPTIGVDTPLVFDIVDDWNDKSIGGCTYFVAHPGGRSYDTYPVNSLEAESRRINRFWDIGMTQDEVTPTELVASTNFTGRMVEPKKGSNTFAYKEMPVNPEYPHVTDLRKK, encoded by the coding sequence ATGGCATTAAAAGTTGCAATCAAACACAAGACAAAATATATCTATGATAGAAGTATAAATCTATCTCCTCACATATTCCGGTTAAGACCTGCGCCACATAGTAGAACACCAATTGAGGCATACTCTATAAAGATCAAACCAGAGAATCATTTTTTTAATTGGCAGCAAGATCCTTTTGGTAACTATATGGCACGTATTGTTTTCCCGGATAAGACAACCGAGCTTTCTGTCGATGTTGAAATCATTGCAGATTTAAAGACGATTAATCCGTTCGACTTTTTTGTTGAAGAAGCTAGTGAAGAATTTCCTTTTAAGTATTCTGAAGAAGCTAAAAAAGAACTTTTACCATATTTAGAGAAAGTAGAAAGTGGTCCGTTATTAAAAAAATGGGTCGATGATATAGACTTGACTCCGCAACGAAGTATCGATTTTTTAATCGGTCTCAATAGTAAATTATACAATTACTTGGATTATACATTACGTATGGAACCTGGTGTACAGACCTGTGAAGAAACCTTAGAAGCCAAATTAGGTTCATGTAGGGATTTTGCTTGGTTGTTGGTACAAACTCTTCGTCATTTAGGATTGGCGGCACGTTTTGTTTCGGGTTATTTAGTGCAATTGAAATCAGATGAAAAATCATTGGACGGTCCGTCAGGTCCTGAAGAAGATTTTACGGATTTACATGCTTGGGCAGAAGTATATTTGCCAGGAGCGGGATGGATTGGTTTAGATGCCACATCCGGACTTTTTACTGGCGAGGGACATATTCCGTTAGCATGCACGCCTTCATATGAAAGTGCGGCACCGGTAAGCGGATTTAGTGATTTTGCGGAAACCACATTTGAGTTTGAAAATTCGGTTACTAGAATTTTTGAATCGCCACGAGTAACAAAGCCATACACAGAAGAGCAGTGGAATGCTATATATAATCTTGGTTTTAAGGTAGAAGAAGAATTACAGGCAAATGATGTTCGCTTGACCATGGGTGGTGAGCCAACTTTCGTTTCTATAGATGATATGGAATCTGAAGAGTGGAATACCGCTGCAGATGGTCAGCATAAAAGAGAATTGGCAAGTAAATTGTCTATTCGTTTATTAGAGGTTTTTGGAAAGGGCGGATTGTTACATCATGCACAAGGTAAATGGTACCCTGGTGAAGCATTACCTCGTTGGTTGATTGGTATTCACTGGAGAAAAGATGGAAAACCAATTTGGAACGACCCAAGCTTATTGGCATCTTTTTCTCAGGAATATAAAATGCCCAGAAACATTACAAAGCGATTTTTAAAGACCTTAGGTGGTTATTTAGGTTGTAAGACAAATAGTGTAATACCGGCTTATGAAGATGCATTTTACTTTTTATGGGAAGAGGGCAAATTACCTATAGATGTAAATCCTAAAAAATATAATAAGGACGACAGTCACCTGCGTAGAAAACTAGGTGAGATATTGGAGACGGGAATTGGAGAGGCTGTTGGTCACGTATACCCGTTGACTAAAAAGAACAATAAATGGTTGACCAACAAGTGGAAATTTAGAAATAAGCACTTGTTGTTAACTCCAGGAAATTCTGCCATTGGTCTACGATTACCATTGGCAGCATTACCTAAAGACCCCCCGATTCCGTCAGAGCCCACTGCAGAACCAGAGCTGTTTGAGAAAACGCCAGATTTACCTACACCGGGAGATGCATTGCAAAAACGTTTAAAATTAAAATCATCATCGCACCCTAGAAAACATCCGTATGTGCGTACTGCTATTTGTGCAGAAGTTCGTGAGAATAAATTGTTCTTATATCTACCGCCATTAGATAGTGCCGAAGACTTTTTAGATTTGGTATCAAGTATAGAAGCTACGGCCAAAGAATTAAACGTTCCGGTAATATTAGAAGGGTACGAGCCCCCAAGAGATAACAGATTAGAAGTATTGAAGGTTACTCCTGATCCAGGGGTGATCGAGGTAAATGTGCATCCTGCGAAAAACTGGCAAGAACTTACCGATAATACGTTAACCTTATATGCCGAAGCGAAACAAGCACGTTTAGGTACAGAGAAATTTATGTTAGATGGCAAGCACACCGGTACAGGTGGCGGAAACCATGTAACATTGGGCGGCGTAACTCCGGCAGATAGTCCGCTGTTACGGAATCCACAGTTATTAAGAAGTTTATTGACTTTTTGGCAGCATCACCCAGGATTGTCTTATTTATTTTCAGGTGCGTTCATAGGGCCGACCAGTCAGGCACCACGTGTAGATGAGGCAAGATTGGAAAATCTGTATGAGCTAGAAATCGCTTTTTCTCAAATTCCGGATGATGAAGAAGTGCCATTTTGGATAACCGATCGTTTGTTTCGTCATTTACTAACAGATATTACAGGAAATACCCATAGGGCAGAATTCTGTATTGATAAATTATATTCGCCAGATTCATCTTCTGGGCGTTTGGGTATTTTAGAGCTACGAGCTTTTGATATGCCGCCACATGCGCAAATGAGCTTAATGCAAATGTTATTGGTGCGCACGCTGGTATCTTGGTTTTGGAAAAAACCGTATAAGCATAAGTTGGTACGTTGGGGTACAGAGTTGCATGATAAATTCTTGTTGGAGCATTATGTAAAAGAAGATATTAAAGATATTGTAGAGCAGTTGAACGAAGCGGGCTATCCGTTCAAGTTAGACTGGTTTGATCCATTTTTTGAATTCCGCTTTCCACTTTACGGTATGGTAGATGTTAACAACATTCAAATGGAATTACGAATGGCTATAGAACCATGGAATGTACTTGGTGAAGAAATGACAGGTGGTGGTACATCAAGGTATGTAGATTCTTCTTTAGAACGTGTACAGGTGAAAGTCAATAATTTCAATAACAAACGTTACACATTAACCTGTAACGGTGTAAAGATCGAGCTAAGTTCTACAGGAACTAAAGGGGAATATGTAGCGGGAGTTCGTTTTAAAGCTTGGGAACCATGGTCGGCCTTACACCCCACAATTGGTGTAGATACTCCGTTAGTTTTTGATATTGTTGATGATTGGAACGATAAGTCAATTGGTGGTTGTACCTATTTTGTAGCACACCCAGGTGGTCGCTCTTATGATACCTACCCGGTAAATAGTTTAGAGGCAGAATCAAGAAGAATAAATAGATTTTGGGATATTGGCATGACACAAGATGAGGTTACTCCTACAGAATTGGTCGCTTCAACAAATTTTACGGGTAGAATGGTAGAACCTAAGAAAGGTTCAAATACATTTGCATACAAAGAGATGCCTGTGAATCCTGAATATCCACATGTGACGGATTTACGTAAGAAGTAA
- a CDS encoding DUF4287 domain-containing protein: MDKALQTMIDNMPEKTGKSLSEWKSILKTKSFAKHSEGVSFLKKEHGVTHGFANTIVSLSKEENNSPADLVAQQYNGKENLILIYEALLKTVKTFGDDVTITPKKTTVSIIRKKQFALIKPATKTRIDLGLKIKDKPTTDRLESSGPFGSMCTHRVQLTDASQVDGELIEWLKEAYKKA; encoded by the coding sequence ATGGACAAAGCACTACAGACCATGATTGATAATATGCCCGAGAAAACCGGGAAATCTTTAAGCGAATGGAAGTCCATTTTGAAAACAAAATCTTTTGCTAAACATTCTGAAGGAGTTAGTTTTCTAAAGAAAGAGCACGGTGTAACACATGGATTTGCAAATACTATTGTCTCTTTATCAAAAGAAGAAAATAATTCTCCTGCCGATTTAGTAGCCCAGCAATATAATGGGAAGGAAAATTTAATTCTTATTTACGAAGCGCTTTTAAAAACGGTAAAAACATTTGGTGACGATGTTACCATTACCCCAAAGAAAACTACAGTAAGTATTATTCGAAAAAAACAATTTGCACTTATAAAACCCGCTACCAAAACAAGAATAGACCTAGGACTGAAAATAAAAGACAAACCAACTACAGACCGACTAGAATCATCTGGACCATTTGGTAGCATGTGCACACATAGAGTTCAACTCACTGATGCCAGCCAGGTTGATGGTGAATTAATTGAATGGTTGAAGGAGGCTTATAAAAAGGCGTAG
- a CDS encoding carboxypeptidase-like regulatory domain-containing protein produces MKNITILFSILFLSLISTNILFGQDSIFKGISPAEFEIILLGEQSHGDGAVFDKKFEMIKDLHENHGYNLLVFESGMYDNFKANELYKNQKEEIDIFKQSVGWLYTTTEVFQELLNYLETHPELKILGFDSQESTLFEAYFLNDFKSLCSKNNIVISNEDYIEIEKTMLVRDFENYAFNEKDSTNLYNNINAVIEKIDQIAKNDIETAVLVQTFKSVFSDLDFELKSLQKEKIAIQNPRDKQMAENLIFIKETYPSEKIMGWGASYHFANKINEFEYTLETEEYIKNRIALTDSIHGETHTSESEEITQIKELKLALPMGQILKEKYGSKIFSIAFTSYKGDFFNIEIDQTTPILSPPSSSIESDLKDQNIKSTLSILKDSSDKYYSSALGYIPLYANWEDIFDGIYYIENMYPPKFMEYNNNETAEIVNYNGNGIIKGSLVDDDTTEPINYADIYYSNLNSSTVSNSNGQFSIAHEKSTNGYLVFSALGYHSDSIPIASAKEYYNIKLKKAKDDITLNEVVVSAKRVELSAEEIIKKARKNIEKNYIQTPYNQDFLFQVSQLSANDSLHVGEEAIIKTYNKKGINGSNKPENSMFAEIEHLRANTTIYEKNKWDGVGSMWVILNRDIILSKSNVLYRTGSYDLQKHRTINYEGQKVYQINFTNNSPGSYSTGFGYPAPEASFGSIYIDEENYAVLKYEHHIELPEYETKKSKKLIKQTHNIVQTYKNINGKYFFNLLEINTTADIFSMEHELLNTKYFMDKIISKNIETNTVRVLTKPLIEVKKGYKPTSSDTYWNDKPMDFSIDINAINMKS; encoded by the coding sequence ATGAAAAACATAACCATACTATTTTCGATTCTCTTTCTAAGTCTTATATCTACAAATATACTTTTCGGTCAAGATTCTATTTTTAAAGGAATATCACCTGCCGAATTTGAAATCATTTTACTTGGCGAACAATCTCATGGAGATGGTGCCGTTTTTGACAAAAAATTTGAAATGATAAAAGACCTACATGAGAACCATGGGTATAATTTATTAGTTTTTGAGAGTGGCATGTATGATAATTTTAAAGCAAATGAGCTTTACAAAAATCAAAAAGAGGAGATTGACATTTTCAAGCAAAGTGTTGGTTGGCTGTATACCACTACCGAAGTTTTCCAAGAATTATTGAATTATTTGGAAACACACCCTGAATTAAAAATTCTTGGGTTCGATTCACAAGAATCAACTCTTTTTGAAGCGTACTTCTTAAATGATTTTAAATCTCTTTGTTCTAAAAATAACATCGTAATTTCTAATGAAGACTACATAGAAATTGAAAAGACGATGCTTGTTAGAGATTTTGAAAATTATGCTTTCAATGAAAAAGACTCTACCAACCTTTACAACAATATTAATGCTGTTATTGAAAAAATTGACCAAATCGCTAAAAATGATATTGAAACAGCAGTGTTAGTTCAAACATTTAAGAGTGTATTTTCTGACTTGGATTTTGAATTAAAAAGTTTGCAGAAAGAAAAAATAGCTATTCAAAACCCAAGAGATAAACAAATGGCAGAGAATTTGATTTTTATAAAAGAAACTTATCCTAGTGAAAAAATAATGGGTTGGGGTGCTAGTTACCATTTTGCTAACAAAATAAATGAGTTTGAATATACTTTAGAGACCGAAGAATATATTAAAAATCGAATTGCATTAACAGATAGTATTCACGGTGAAACCCATACATCTGAATCTGAAGAAATTACTCAAATCAAGGAACTCAAACTTGCACTACCCATGGGGCAAATTCTGAAAGAGAAATATGGCTCTAAAATATTCAGTATAGCGTTCACTTCATACAAAGGAGATTTTTTTAATATTGAAATTGACCAGACAACCCCTATACTGTCACCACCGAGCAGTAGTATTGAGTCCGATTTAAAAGATCAGAATATTAAATCCACTCTTTCTATTCTTAAGGATTCATCTGATAAATATTACTCATCTGCCCTAGGCTATATTCCATTGTACGCCAATTGGGAGGATATTTTTGACGGCATTTATTATATCGAAAACATGTACCCTCCAAAGTTTATGGAATACAATAATAACGAAACAGCCGAAATAGTAAATTACAATGGAAATGGTATAATAAAAGGTTCTTTAGTGGATGACGACACTACTGAACCCATTAATTATGCCGACATATACTATTCTAATTTAAATTCAAGTACAGTATCAAACTCAAACGGGCAGTTCAGTATTGCCCATGAAAAAAGCACAAATGGCTATTTAGTATTTTCTGCTTTAGGATATCATAGCGATTCAATACCTATAGCTTCAGCTAAAGAGTATTATAATATCAAACTTAAAAAGGCTAAAGATGATATTACCTTAAATGAAGTGGTTGTATCTGCAAAGCGTGTAGAATTAAGCGCTGAAGAAATCATTAAAAAAGCTCGAAAAAATATTGAAAAGAACTACATACAAACCCCTTACAATCAAGATTTCTTATTTCAAGTCAGTCAACTGAGCGCTAATGACTCTTTACATGTTGGAGAGGAAGCTATTATTAAAACCTATAATAAAAAAGGCATTAATGGCAGTAATAAACCAGAGAATAGCATGTTTGCAGAGATAGAACACTTAAGAGCAAATACTACTATTTATGAAAAAAATAAATGGGATGGAGTTGGTTCTATGTGGGTAATTCTAAATAGAGATATTATTTTAAGTAAGAGCAATGTGCTTTACCGTACTGGATCTTATGATTTACAAAAACATAGAACAATAAACTATGAGGGACAAAAAGTGTATCAGATAAATTTTACGAATAACTCACCAGGCTCTTACTCTACAGGATTTGGATACCCCGCACCAGAAGCTTCATTTGGTAGTATTTATATTGACGAGGAAAATTATGCTGTTTTAAAATATGAGCATCATATAGAACTCCCTGAATATGAAACGAAAAAGTCTAAAAAACTGATTAAACAAACCCATAATATTGTACAGACTTATAAAAACATAAATGGAAAGTATTTTTTTAATTTACTGGAAATCAACACTACTGCTGATATTTTTTCAATGGAGCATGAACTCTTAAATACCAAGTATTTTATGGACAAAATCATTTCAAAAAATATAGAAACTAATACAGTGCGTGTATTAACCAAACCTTTGATAGAGGTCAAAAAAGGTTACAAACCAACATCAAGCGATACATATTGGAATGACAAGCCAATGGATTTTTCTATAGATATCAATGCAATTAACATGAAAAGTTAA